The genomic interval ccctGTCCCGTCTCGCAACGGGCAGGTCGGAGATGACCagtgaggaagtggaggaggcctCCAGAATCTCTGGAGCCATTCTACACCTGACGCAGGCGGTTGCCATATGCGCGGGAAGGACCATGGCCACCTCCGTGGTCACGGAACGACACCTCTGGCTCTCGATGACGGCCATGAAGGAGACCGACAGGGCGTCTCTACTCAACGCCCCCCGTCTCCAGCGAGGGCCTTTTTGGTCTCGCAGTGAAGGACGCGACAGAACGAATCGCCAGACTGGACGAGGAGAGGAGGCACCTGGCCAAGCATTTGCCGCTGGCAATGAGGTCCAGCAAAGCCCCAGCTAAACCGTCACCTCCAACGCCCCCAGTAGAGCTACAGTGAGGCGTCGGGCCAGGCGACAGACGCACACCACAGACAGCAGGAGAGCGGGCTCGGCCCCTCCAGCAGTGACGGTGGCAGCAACGGTCCCGCCAGCGAGAGAGGTTGTCACGAGAGAGGTTGTCACGAGACCAGCTTGGCAGCACCAGAAGGCCTCCCAGAAGCGCAAGCACCTCTGACGAGGCGAGGGGGAGAGGACGGAGAACGGCCCGGCGAGTGTCGCAGAAGGGcctactgttcccccccaccccactgttcagGGCGTGGAGGACTGTTTTTTACATTGTGTGAATAAAGAGATTGTTCTCATTGACATTGTCAAAGAAGGACATTTATTCCATAAGGTTCGGAACACTTCACGTTCTATGGTAAATCTCCCTCACCATCTTGAGCGCAGCCCAACCCACTTAGAGTGTGTAGCTGAGCGTGCTCAGGAGAGGAAAAGGGCAAAGGTAGCAAGGCACAGCCTTAGCTCACTTAGTAAAGATTttttactacagactcctaggagctctgtagtaaaggtctcacataGTAGGCAGTTGCctctgtcccaatgtgacatgaaggcGCAGCCGCTAGCCGGGAGTGACGCCTTactgcaggctaatgcctcagtcagtgtagatcagacccgtgcgacgttcacggagagcgggaataccaggGCTACTAAGGTAGCCGAGGTATGGACGCCTCCGGTATATTCTGAACGAATCAATGCCCATGGCTCTGAGCGCAGCTCACCACACATTGAGTGTGTCGTTGAACAGCCGCATAAGACCAGTAAAGAGGTATTGTGGCACCACCGTGTGGTGTCAGTCAGAGATCACACTTTTCAGATTCAGCTGAGTTCTGTAAAGGAGATGTCTCATGCCAAGTGGCAGTCTCAGTCAGtcaatgacatgatgacgcaatcgTTTTCCGaagagcgctctgtctcaggccagtacctcagacagtgcagttcagacccgtgctgcgttcacggagggcaagaTTACTGGAGTTACGGTCGTAACCAACGTATCAACGCCCCCGATTCACCCAGAacgagctgatgtttcctctccctttcaaggggggcccgccttgggctattccaccaacccagtgctggggaatagcggcggtgaggccatagaggaatacaggtccttcctactagacgcaccacagcttcgtgcgcgCCCGCTCTCTCAGCACTGCTGGCAGTGGCgtcgaagctgtaccctctcacgctggctagaacagacgttagagaagggttatgccctccaattccatcggaccccacccccgttcaggggagtggtggagacggtgatgaaaacgccagacaaagtggccgctctgaagtcagagattacggaacttttggcgaaggaggcggtcacagtagtgccccgagagcaaaggaacaaggggctttactcgccctatttcctagtgcccaaaaagacggggggagtgaggccgattttggatttacgcattctcaacgagagcataaccaaacggcccttccgaatgctgacgacaaaacgcCTACTGGAATGTGTTCAGAAGGGAGatttttgtacaagcatagacctaaaggacgcgtactttcatgtgccgatacaatcgcgccacagaaagtttctgcggtTTGCCTTTCagggggtggcgtacgagttcacgaggatgccgtttgggtacgccctggcacctcgaacgttttccaaatgtgtggagacggcattggaaccgctgcgtcgtcaggggataaggctattagcctacctagacgacctgttGATTCttgccccgtcagcagagctggcgttcacacacacgacacagacagtgattcatctcacgcgtctggggttcgctgtgaattggaaaaagagcgcaccctggcccagtcatcagattgtctacctgggactacagctagacactgtaatgatgagggcgcgaatttcggaccctcgaagggcagcattggtactagccctgaggaagtgtcgtccgaatcacacagtaacggcgcttatcgatcatgtcacttttgggtctcatgtcggcagcccactctgtggtaccgctggggcttctgcacatgcgcagaacacagcggtggttcgcccaactaagactagacccagtgcgtcaacgtcatcggttggtggtggttcctctctcgctaagagcagacctggactattggagggaacccgtgcgttctcacgcacggagtcccgatgggcaaggtgtcatcctacattccagtgtatacagatgcctgtctaactggatggggagggacatgtcagtctcagcgataggtggtgcatggcctcaatcaggtcggcacataaacctcttggagttggaaacggttcgactggttttgaaccacttcgcgtctacccttcgggtcgcgatgtgttggtttggtcagacaaccggaccacagtagctcacataaatcgccagggaggggtcaggtctcctgccctccacagggcggcagaggaattgtggctgtgggctcacaagcaccttcggctcgttgagagcagcgcacattccgggctacttgaacgtagggggcagatctcatgtcaagagggggtcctcgagacgacgagtggtgtctgcacccagacattgttctccaaatttgggaaacaattcgggagagccgaggtggatctgttcgcgtcacgtgtgaacgcgcagtgtcccctatggttctccctgagacaacaggacgagccgccattgggaagagacgcgttcgcgcactgcccgtggccgaaagttctcctgtatgcattccctccgctgtcttgcattctcccactgctagccagggtgagatcagaggagctaacagtgatactgatagcgcccgatcgcccgggggctccgtggtttgcagagatgagtcagatgttgattgtgccaccttggacaattccacatcgacgagacgcgtTGAGCCAGGCGGGAGGCgcgatagggcagtggcccataatcggccaaccactgaaggcttggttcctgaacgggacaggttgaggcgccgtgggttatctgatgcagtgatcagaaccatacagagcgctagggccagttccacttccaggatgtacacaagcagatggaatgttttctcacagtggtgtaacacacaggacgtagaccccatgagctgtcaggtagagagtgtgctctcattcctgcagtttatgtttgataagcagaaatcgcccgccaccattcggaagtgtttgcagcggcaatttcagctggtcatgaagggtttaacgggaaaaacctgttcagtcacccattagtgaaacgtttcttattgggaacgcgacggcttaggccaatgcctagagctacgctgccccgatgggatttggctttggttctcgaagcgctatgtaagtcgccgttcgagccattgaatcaaataccctcaaaatgctgtctatcaagacggcgctgttgctcgccttgactaccgctaagcgagtcagtgatttgagtgcactgtcgacgagacccgactgccttgccattaatggcgatttgagcagagcggtgttacgtcctaacccggcatttgtgccgaaggttattaacagtgcatatagatcacagaccgtggaattgtgggctttttatccccctcctcatggggagaggagtgagaaaagcttcattgtctgtgcccagtacgcgtttggcgtgttacgttgagcgcacagcagcgattaggtcatcgcctcagctgtttgtgtgtcacggtgcggctgcattgggtagaccactttcTAAACAGcgtttgtctcattggctttgtgaaggcattgagacggcgtacgaggcggcggggcaacaaccgcctcagggtattaaagcgcattccactcgtggagtagcagcttctactgccctcttcagaggtacagaggtagtggatatttgtagagcggGCGTCTTGGTCGTCACCGTCTCCTTTTATTCGCttctatctgttggatatgtcttctaactctttggctcgatctgtactcagcgtggctgaggggagatcttgagaaagtaacagagaaagaaagcaggattgtgaccatgttcataaATCCGCTTGTATTAGAAGGAACATATTAGGGCACGTTTTTTCCAACTCTTTAGCTCGGTCGGCATTCTgcagagctgaaaggcgattttgagctagaaagggagaggacagagcaggacctgggacaggttccaatcaggtccgccttGGTTAGGAAAGCGTGTTATGTCAGGAATAGGCTTTTCAACTTTCAAGCTCGAttgcactcagcatagctgaaggagaatcttgagctagaggaaagagaagcaggacgatagacaggtctctatcaggtccgctttggatgaaaggctatctgtggcatgtctcttgactcagggtcagtacatagagacatgtattgaactgacagaatgtgaggtcatctatctgattcagatagtatgacctttatattttgttcctgcctactaatctatggattcatagagtgagtaaggcggtctgttggacacttaatgtagaatgactgatgtcattccattagtggacgATAAGTGTTATCACAGAATATTGAGGCACGGCTATCTGTTGGTACAGATTAGCACGGCGtctattctgatgatctgcccactagccattggcattgccatttgagctagatggggcgggtctataaccaatgacgcggtatattgtgacgcccaagGGGTTTTTAGTCACAGTAcggcgggaattggttgcagccattgctgggcttgacATTTTTCATGtttaatgggaagtgttaggctcggcagggagtacattttggagcgtttcgctccgccttaaaccactaggagcatagctccccatggggcggagctccacgatatagaacgactagttaccggagtgtaactccagttctatgagtggagcggagcccccaTAGGACTAAGGCCCCTACcgatcctctctagtctcgctgaagataatatctcgggaggcagattgatggaacggggttccttatatagggacacctgtactcctattggctgtaggtgtgtgcataaatttgcttcaggctgttctgccttagggcagagggtaaaccactaggagcatagctcccctatggggctccgctccactcatagaactggagttacactccggtaactagtcgtttgtaataggtttacttcttcttgggggctgccttcttggccttggctgccttgggcttggcggctttgggcttggctgcctttgtagccttcttggggctcttggcCGCCTTCTTGGCCGCTGCGGCGGGCTTCTTCAccttcttggggctcttggcCGCCTTTTTGGGTGTAGCGGGCTTCTTGGCCTTCTTGGGGGACTTCTTTGCGGCGACGGCGTTCTTGGCTGCTACCTTCTTGGGCTTCTTCGCCGCGGCGGGCTTCTTGGCGGCCACCTTCTTTACTTTGGGGACTGCGGCTTTCTTGGCGGGCTTCTTCGCCTCAACGGCTTTCTTGTTGAGCTTGAAGGAGCCGGATGCACCGGTGCCCTTGGTCTGGACCAGGGTGCCCTTGGTGACGAGGCTCTTGACTGCGATCTTGACGCGGGAGTTGTTCTTCTCCACGTCGTAGCCGCCTGCCGCCAGCGTCTTCTTGAGCGCGGCCAGGGACACGCCGCTCCTCTCCTTGGAGGCGGTCACAGCCTTGACGATGAGCTCTCCTACGCTGGGTCCCGCTTTCTTGGGCTTGGCTGCTGCCTTCTTCTTGGGTGCCTTGGCCGGCGCTGCGGCTGCGGGTGCTGGTGCGACTTCTGCCATTGTCTGTCTGTCGTT from Coregonus clupeaformis isolate EN_2021a unplaced genomic scaffold, ASM2061545v1 scaf3190, whole genome shotgun sequence carries:
- the LOC121563471 gene encoding histone H1-like; amino-acid sequence: MAEVAPAPAAAAPAKAPKKKAAAKPKKAGPSVGELIVKAVTASKERSGVSLAALKKTLAAGGYDVEKNNSRVKIAVKSLVTKGTLVQTKGTGASGSFKLNKKAVEAKKPAKKAAVPKVKKVAAKKPAAAKKPKKVAAKNAVAAKKSPKKAKKPATPKKAAKSPKKVKKPAAAAKKAAKSPKKATKAAKPKAAKPKAAKAKKAAPKKK